One window from the genome of Pogoniulus pusillus isolate bPogPus1 chromosome 7, bPogPus1.pri, whole genome shotgun sequence encodes:
- the CNRIP1 gene encoding CB1 cannabinoid receptor-interacting protein 1: protein MGDIPGLVKISVSLKIQPNDGAVYFKVDGQRFGQNRTIKLLTGAKYKIEVSLRPGTVQATTMGIGGVNVPLEEKSRDAQVASYTGIYDTEGVPHTKSGERQPIQVNMQFNDIGVFETVWQVKFYNYHKRDHCQWGNSFGSIEYECKPNETRSLMWINKETFH, encoded by the exons ATGGGCGACATCCCCGGCCTCGTGAAAATCAGCGTCTCCCTCAAGATCCAGCCCAACGACGGGGCGGTCTATTTCAAGGTGGATGGGCAGCGCTTCGGCCAGAACCGCACCATCAAGCTGCTGACCGGAGCCAAGTACAAGATCGAGGTGTCCCTCCGGCCCGGTACCGTCCAGGCCAC GACAATGGGCATCGGGGGTGTCAATGTTCCACTGGAAGAGAAATCAAGGGATGCACAGGTGGCCTCTTATACAGGCATCTATGACACAGAAGGGGTGCCCCATACCAAGAGTGGGGAGAGACAGCCCATCCAGGTCAATATGCAG TTTAATGACATTGGTGTTTTTGAAACAGTCTGGCAAGTCAAATTCTACAACTACCACAAACGAGACCATTGCCAGTGGGGAAACAGTTTTGGCAGCATTGAGTACGAATGCAAACCAAACGAAACACGCAGTCTTATGTGGATCAATAAAGAGACCTTCCACTGA